One window of the Methylovirgula sp. HY1 genome contains the following:
- a CDS encoding fasciclin domain-containing protein, with the protein MKNFKSSTFAGIFGLAACAAVASFVPLAAAHAKTVMVGGAAMYPSRNIIQNAVNSKDHTTLVAAVKAAGLVDTLEGPGPFTVFAPTNEAFAKLPAGTVAALLKPENKPKLTAILTYHVVAGKYSTGDLMRAVRMGGGEAMLKTVEGEPLTVKDVHHRLEIIDAKGRKAWITIANVAQSNGMIQVINKVLLPN; encoded by the coding sequence ATGAAGAATTTCAAATCGTCCACGTTCGCCGGCATTTTTGGTCTGGCCGCTTGCGCCGCCGTCGCATCCTTTGTCCCTCTCGCTGCCGCACATGCCAAGACTGTCATGGTCGGCGGGGCCGCGATGTACCCGTCGCGAAACATTATCCAAAATGCGGTTAATTCAAAGGATCACACGACTTTGGTCGCAGCCGTCAAAGCGGCCGGCCTGGTCGACACGCTGGAAGGACCAGGGCCATTCACCGTCTTTGCGCCGACCAACGAGGCGTTTGCGAAATTGCCGGCCGGCACCGTCGCGGCTCTTCTGAAGCCGGAGAACAAACCCAAGCTCACAGCCATTCTCACCTATCATGTGGTCGCGGGTAAATATTCGACCGGCGATCTCATGCGGGCGGTCAGGATGGGCGGTGGCGAGGCAATGTTGAAGACGGTCGAAGGTGAGCCGCTCACGGTAAAAGACGTTCATCACAGATTGGAGATTATCGACGCCAAAGGCCGCAAGGCATGGATAACAATCGCCAATGTCGCTCAGAGCAATGGCATGATCCAAGTCATCAATAAGGTTCTGCTTCCGAACTGA
- the aroA gene encoding 3-phosphoshikimate 1-carboxyvinyltransferase: protein MTTSTNLVLESESAPLSGVPCGPLRGRLRPPGDKSISHRAFIFGLLTVGKTEIEGLLEGEDVLHTGRACAALGARIAREGEGRWSVNGMGLGSLLAPRGTLDFGNAGTGSRLMMGVVAGHGMTAQFDGDASLRKRPMRRILDPLALMGAEILGEAEGGRCPILLKGTAEPLPIEYRTKIASAQVKSAILLAGLNSPGRTVLVEPQASRDHTEKMLRFFGAAITSESFETHGRKISLEGRPELRPARIIVPADPSSAAFPMVAALIVPGSEIVIEGMMMNPLRTGLLTTLWEMGAAIEVLDRREEGGEEVADLRVRASTLRGVDVPAERAPSMIDEYPILAVAAAFATGETRMRGLSELRVKESDRLAAIAAGLRAAGIGCAIEADDLIVEGACGDVPGGGFAATHLDHRIAMSFLCLGLAARKAMTVDDERMIATSFPTFKAAMAQLGALFS, encoded by the coding sequence ATGACAACTTCGACGAATCTGGTGCTCGAATCGGAGAGCGCGCCTTTGAGCGGCGTGCCTTGTGGCCCGCTCAGAGGTCGGTTGCGGCCGCCGGGCGACAAATCGATCTCCCATAGGGCCTTTATTTTTGGCCTGCTCACCGTTGGCAAGACGGAGATCGAAGGGCTCCTCGAAGGGGAGGATGTGCTCCATACGGGCCGCGCTTGCGCTGCGCTGGGCGCCAGGATCGCGCGGGAGGGCGAGGGGCGGTGGAGCGTCAACGGCATGGGGCTCGGGTCGCTTTTGGCGCCGCGGGGAACGCTCGATTTCGGTAATGCCGGGACGGGGTCGCGCCTGATGATGGGGGTGGTCGCCGGCCATGGCATGACCGCTCAATTCGACGGCGACGCCTCTTTGCGCAAGCGGCCAATGCGCCGCATTCTCGATCCCTTGGCCTTGATGGGCGCCGAAATCCTCGGCGAAGCCGAAGGCGGCCGCTGCCCGATTCTCCTCAAGGGCACGGCGGAACCGCTGCCCATCGAATATCGGACGAAAATCGCATCGGCACAGGTCAAATCGGCCATATTGCTCGCCGGGCTCAATTCGCCGGGGCGCACGGTTCTGGTCGAACCGCAGGCGAGCCGCGACCACACGGAAAAAATGCTGCGGTTTTTCGGGGCCGCGATCACCAGCGAATCATTCGAGACGCATGGCCGCAAGATCAGCCTCGAAGGGCGGCCGGAGCTTCGGCCGGCGCGAATCATCGTGCCGGCCGATCCTTCCTCGGCGGCTTTTCCTATGGTCGCGGCGTTGATCGTCCCCGGCTCCGAGATCGTGATCGAGGGCATGATGATGAATCCGCTTCGCACCGGCCTCCTCACCACGCTTTGGGAGATGGGCGCCGCGATCGAGGTGCTCGATCGGCGCGAGGAGGGCGGTGAAGAGGTTGCCGATCTGCGTGTGCGTGCCTCCACCCTGCGCGGCGTCGACGTGCCGGCCGAGCGGGCGCCGTCGATGATCGATGAATATCCGATCCTTGCCGTCGCGGCCGCCTTCGCCACGGGGGAGACGCGGATGCGCGGCCTGAGCGAGTTGCGGGTCAAGGAATCCGACCGGCTTGCCGCCATTGCCGCGGGCCTGCGGGCGGCCGGCATCGGTTGTGCGATCGAGGCCGACGACCTGATTGTCGAAGGTGCTTGCGGCGACGTGCCGGGCGGCGGTTTTGCCGCCACCCATCTCGATCACCGGATCGCGATGAGCTTCCTTTGTCTCGGACTTGCCGCGCGAAAAGCGATGACGGTCGACGACGAACGGATGATCGCCACGAGTTTCCCGACGTTCAAAGCCGCGATGGCACAATTGGGCGCGCTCTTTTCATGA
- a CDS encoding Hsp70 family protein translates to MQLGEGCGIGIDFGTTNSVVAVASANGHVECMKVECMTWPTAFGPTDTFRSALMFWREARKLTHVAGPEAIACAIAADREQRFVQSLKSHLASRLFSETRLFGERLTIEELVAIFLRHLLQDLAPDNLSAVPVTGGRPVVFAGDRADEGLAIERLTSAYAASGLRQIAFAYEPLGAAYWYARALTRDETVLVADFGGGTSDFSVLRFTSKGRGVEAKALAHAGVGIAGDTFDYRIIDHVVAPRLGKGTTYRSLEKLLPMPAYFYAAFAQWHQLSWLKSAQTLAELKALAAASLVPHMIEDLITIVEMDLGFELHRTVGALKAELSHAPQAHFVFQKEGVSIEADVSRSDFDSWIAADLDKIAATMDAAVAGAGLAAGDIDAVFMTGGTSFVPAVRRIFSARFAEARIHYGDAFQSVASGLALMAADRATRES, encoded by the coding sequence ATGCAGCTCGGCGAAGGATGCGGCATCGGCATCGACTTCGGTACGACGAACAGTGTCGTCGCCGTCGCAAGCGCCAATGGCCATGTCGAGTGCATGAAAGTCGAATGCATGACTTGGCCGACGGCGTTCGGGCCAACCGACACATTCCGCAGCGCTCTGATGTTTTGGCGCGAAGCGCGCAAACTCACGCATGTGGCCGGGCCGGAGGCGATCGCCTGCGCCATCGCGGCCGATCGCGAGCAGCGCTTCGTGCAATCGCTCAAGAGCCATCTCGCGAGCCGACTATTTAGCGAAACACGGCTTTTCGGCGAACGGCTGACGATCGAGGAACTCGTCGCGATTTTTTTGCGCCACCTGCTGCAGGATCTCGCGCCGGACAATCTATCCGCGGTTCCAGTAACGGGAGGGCGGCCGGTCGTCTTTGCCGGCGACAGAGCTGACGAAGGGCTGGCCATCGAGCGTTTGACCAGCGCCTATGCCGCTTCCGGCTTGCGGCAAATCGCCTTCGCTTATGAGCCGCTCGGCGCCGCTTACTGGTATGCGCGCGCATTGACCCGCGACGAAACCGTGCTCGTCGCGGATTTCGGCGGTGGCACCAGCGATTTTTCGGTCTTGCGGTTTACCAGCAAAGGCCGTGGCGTCGAGGCGAAAGCGCTGGCCCATGCGGGTGTCGGCATTGCCGGAGATACGTTCGATTATCGGATCATCGATCACGTCGTCGCGCCGCGGCTCGGCAAAGGTACGACCTATCGTTCCTTGGAAAAGCTTTTGCCGATGCCGGCCTATTTTTACGCTGCTTTCGCGCAATGGCATCAATTGTCCTGGCTGAAGTCGGCGCAGACGCTGGCTGAGTTGAAGGCGCTGGCCGCGGCGAGCCTCGTGCCGCATATGATCGAAGATCTCATCACCATCGTCGAAATGGATCTCGGCTTCGAATTGCATCGTACCGTCGGCGCGCTCAAGGCCGAGTTGTCGCATGCGCCGCAGGCTCATTTTGTGTTCCAGAAAGAAGGCGTGTCGATCGAAGCCGATGTGAGCCGAAGCGATTTCGACAGCTGGATTGCCGCCGATCTCGACAAGATCGCGGCGACAATGGATGCCGCCGTTGCCGGCGCGGGCCTCGCTGCTGGCGACATAGACGCGGTCTTCATGACGGGTGGCACATCCTTCGTGCCCGCGGTCCGCCGCATTTTCTCGGCCCGCTTTGCCGAGGCGCGTATCCACTACGGCGATGCATTCCAATCGGTGGCCTCCGGTCTCGCGCTCATGGCCGCCGATCGCGCGACACGCGAGAGCTGA
- the sppA gene encoding signal peptide peptidase SppA: MSNSSSADQLVDRRLLQRKLSFWRVVAFFFLIVLIGGLGWRLSGVGTPTALTPHIARLSIQGMITGDRGTLKLIDEIAKSSARGVILSIDSPGGTTTGAEKLYDAIRRLAAKKPVVAVVGTMAASGAYIAALASDRIVAHGNSLVGSIGVLIQYPNIAKLLDTIGVKIDAVKSSPLKAEPSGYEATSPQVRQVLTSLVDDSYTWFKNLVKKQRDLNDAELAAVDDGRVFTGRQALKVKLIDQIGGQREAIAWLVHEKGVPAGLPVRDWKGKTSLERLGLLGFSAKIAEVFGFSGLASAFDRVEASRESRLLDGLLSIWQVGNVD, from the coding sequence ATGTCAAACTCGTCCTCGGCCGATCAACTTGTCGATCGGCGGCTGCTTCAGCGCAAATTGTCGTTTTGGCGCGTGGTCGCCTTTTTCTTTCTCATCGTCTTGATTGGTGGCTTAGGTTGGCGCCTGTCCGGCGTTGGCACTCCGACTGCGCTTACGCCGCATATCGCCCGGCTGTCCATCCAAGGCATGATCACCGGCGATCGCGGCACTTTGAAACTCATCGACGAGATCGCCAAATCCAGTGCGCGGGGCGTTATCCTGTCGATCGACAGTCCTGGCGGAACGACGACTGGGGCGGAAAAGCTTTATGATGCGATCCGCCGCTTGGCGGCGAAAAAGCCGGTGGTCGCCGTGGTCGGCACTATGGCTGCTTCTGGCGCTTACATTGCTGCGCTCGCATCAGACCGAATCGTTGCGCATGGCAATTCGTTGGTCGGCTCGATCGGCGTCCTCATTCAATATCCGAATATTGCGAAGCTTCTCGATACGATCGGCGTGAAGATCGATGCGGTGAAGTCTTCACCGCTGAAAGCGGAGCCGAGCGGCTACGAAGCCACGAGCCCGCAGGTGCGGCAGGTCCTGACGTCGCTTGTCGACGACAGCTACACTTGGTTCAAAAATCTGGTGAAGAAACAGCGGGATTTGAACGACGCGGAGCTTGCTGCCGTCGACGATGGGCGCGTGTTCACTGGACGGCAGGCACTCAAAGTGAAGCTTATCGACCAGATCGGCGGCCAGCGGGAAGCAATCGCCTGGCTCGTGCATGAAAAAGGCGTACCCGCCGGTCTCCCTGTGCGCGACTGGAAGGGAAAAACCAGCCTCGAACGGCTGGGGCTTCTCGGGTTTTCTGCGAAAATCGCGGAAGTCTTCGGATTTTCTGGGCTAGCCAGCGCTTTTGATCGTGTTGAAGCGTCTCGCGAGTCGCGTTTACTTGACGGTCTCTTGTCGATTTGGCAGGTTGGTAATGTTGATTGA
- the rpsA gene encoding 30S ribosomal protein S1 produces the protein MSSTQTYAPSREDFAALLDESYGQNDALEGSVIKGIVVAIEKDVAIIDVGLKTEGRIPLKEFQGPGREGVLHVGDEVEVYLERIENALGEAVISREKARREESWIRLEKAFEAQEKVEGVIFNQVKGGFTVDLDGAVAFLPRSQVDIRPIRDVTPLMSVPQPFQILKMDRRRGNIVVSRRTVLEESRAEQRHEIVANLEEGQVIEGVVKNITDYGAFVDLGGIDGLLHVTDIAWRRVNHPSEVLSIGQSVKVKIIKINHETHRISLGMKQLLDDPWQGIEAKYPVNARFHGRVTNITDYGAFVELEPGIEGLIHVSEMSWTKKNVHPGKIVATSQEVDVQVLEVDPIKRRISLGLKQTLTNPWEAFAETHPIGSTVEGEVKNKTEFGLFVGLEGDVDGMVHLSDLDWSRPGEQVIEEYKKGDTVHAKVLDVDIDKERISLGIKQLASDPFAAKATEEPGAAGDFKKGAIVTCEIIDVKDGGLDVKLLGSDLTAFIKRAELARDRADQRPDRFAVGEKVDVRITQFDRRARKVAVSIKALEVAEEKEAIAQYGSADSGALLGDILGAALKARETEPKKAGKKDDEE, from the coding sequence ATGTCGTCCACTCAAACCTACGCGCCGTCGCGCGAGGATTTTGCCGCACTTCTTGACGAGAGCTATGGCCAGAATGATGCCTTGGAAGGCTCCGTCATTAAAGGGATCGTCGTCGCCATCGAAAAGGACGTCGCCATTATCGACGTCGGTCTGAAGACCGAAGGCCGCATCCCGCTCAAAGAATTTCAAGGACCGGGACGCGAAGGCGTCTTGCATGTCGGCGACGAGGTCGAGGTTTATCTCGAGCGGATCGAAAATGCGCTCGGCGAGGCCGTGATCTCGCGCGAAAAGGCGCGCCGCGAGGAAAGCTGGATCCGGCTCGAAAAGGCCTTCGAGGCTCAGGAGAAGGTTGAAGGCGTGATCTTCAACCAGGTGAAGGGCGGCTTTACCGTCGATCTCGACGGCGCCGTGGCCTTCCTGCCGCGCAGCCAGGTCGATATCCGGCCGATCCGCGATGTCACGCCGCTGATGAGCGTGCCGCAGCCCTTCCAGATCCTCAAGATGGACCGCCGTCGCGGCAATATCGTCGTCTCGCGCCGCACCGTGCTCGAGGAATCGCGCGCCGAGCAGCGCCACGAGATCGTCGCCAATCTCGAAGAGGGCCAGGTCATCGAGGGTGTCGTCAAGAACATCACCGATTACGGCGCCTTCGTCGATCTCGGCGGCATCGACGGTCTGTTGCATGTGACCGATATCGCTTGGCGCCGGGTCAACCATCCGAGCGAGGTTCTGTCGATCGGCCAGTCGGTGAAGGTCAAGATCATCAAGATCAACCACGAGACGCACCGCATCTCGCTCGGCATGAAGCAATTGCTCGACGACCCGTGGCAGGGGATCGAGGCGAAATATCCGGTCAATGCGCGTTTCCATGGACGGGTGACGAACATCACCGACTATGGCGCCTTCGTCGAGCTCGAGCCGGGCATCGAGGGCCTGATCCACGTTTCGGAAATGTCGTGGACCAAGAAAAACGTACATCCGGGCAAGATCGTCGCGACGAGCCAGGAAGTCGACGTCCAGGTTCTCGAAGTCGATCCGATCAAGCGCCGCATTTCGCTCGGCCTGAAGCAGACGCTCACCAATCCTTGGGAAGCTTTTGCCGAAACCCATCCGATCGGCAGCACGGTCGAAGGCGAGGTCAAGAACAAGACCGAATTCGGCCTCTTCGTCGGGCTCGAAGGCGATGTCGACGGCATGGTCCATCTGTCCGATCTCGATTGGAGTCGGCCGGGCGAACAGGTCATCGAGGAATATAAGAAGGGCGATACGGTCCATGCCAAGGTGCTCGATGTCGATATCGACAAGGAGCGCATTTCGCTCGGCATCAAGCAGCTCGCCAGCGATCCGTTCGCGGCCAAGGCGACCGAGGAGCCCGGCGCTGCCGGCGACTTCAAGAAGGGCGCCATCGTCACCTGCGAGATCATCGACGTAAAAGACGGTGGCCTCGACGTGAAGCTCTTGGGCAGCGATTTGACCGCGTTCATCAAGCGCGCCGAACTCGCCCGTGACCGCGCCGATCAAAGGCCGGATCGTTTCGCCGTCGGCGAAAAGGTCGATGTCCGCATCACCCAGTTCGATCGCCGCGCCCGCAAGGTCGCAGTCTCGATCAAGGCACTCGAAGTCGCCGAGGAGAAAGAAGCCATTGCTCAATATGGCTCGGCCGATTCGGGCGCGCTGCTGGGCGACATTCTCGGCGCGGCTCTGAAGGCCCGCGAAACCGAGCCGAAGAAGGCTGGCAAGAAAGACGACGAAGAATAG
- a CDS encoding threonine dehydratase, producing the protein MFDLPALEKAASLVHSVLPPTPQIAWPLLAERTGCEIFVKHENHTPTGAFKVRGGLVYVDGLMHGERPKGLVSATRGNHGQSLAFAGRRAGLAITIVVPQGNSIEKNAAIRAFGAELVESGRDFDEARQTAAEIAETRGFVLVPPFHADLVRGVATYALELLRAVPDLDAIYVPIGLGSGICGLIKTRDLLGLKTEIIGIVSTEADCYAQSFEQGRVVTTQTATTFADGMACRVPMPEALEIIRQGATRIVRVSDAEIKAAICAYHADTHNMTEGAGAAPLAALMQERAKQQGKRIGLILTGANIDRSLYAKMIADAPLIA; encoded by the coding sequence GTGTTCGATCTCCCTGCCCTCGAAAAAGCAGCCAGCCTCGTCCATTCGGTGCTGCCGCCGACGCCGCAGATCGCCTGGCCGCTGCTGGCCGAGCGCACGGGCTGCGAAATTTTCGTCAAACACGAGAACCATACGCCGACCGGCGCCTTCAAGGTTCGCGGCGGCCTCGTCTATGTCGATGGCCTGATGCACGGCGAGCGCCCCAAGGGGCTTGTCAGCGCCACCCGCGGCAACCATGGCCAAAGCCTCGCCTTCGCCGGACGCCGCGCCGGGCTCGCCATCACGATTGTCGTCCCGCAAGGCAATTCGATTGAGAAGAATGCCGCCATACGCGCCTTCGGCGCCGAACTCGTCGAGAGCGGTCGCGATTTCGATGAAGCGCGGCAAACGGCGGCGGAGATCGCCGAAACGCGCGGCTTTGTCCTGGTGCCGCCCTTCCATGCCGATCTCGTGCGCGGTGTCGCCACCTATGCGCTCGAATTGCTCCGCGCAGTGCCGGATCTCGACGCCATCTATGTGCCGATCGGGCTTGGCTCGGGCATTTGCGGGCTCATCAAAACCCGCGACCTTCTCGGCCTGAAAACCGAAATCATCGGCATCGTCTCGACCGAAGCAGACTGCTATGCGCAAAGCTTCGAGCAAGGCCGCGTGGTCACGACGCAGACGGCCACGACGTTCGCCGATGGCATGGCCTGCCGTGTTCCGATGCCGGAAGCGCTGGAAATCATCCGACAGGGCGCGACGCGGATCGTCCGCGTCAGCGATGCGGAGATCAAGGCCGCGATCTGCGCCTATCACGCAGATACGCATAATATGACGGAGGGCGCCGGCGCCGCGCCGCTCGCCGCTTTGATGCAGGAACGCGCCAAGCAACAGGGCAAGCGCATCGGCTTGATCCTGACCGGCGCCAATATTGATCGCAGCCTTTACGCGAAGATGATCGCGGACGCGCCGCTCATCGCCTGA
- a CDS encoding type II toxin-antitoxin system VapC family toxin, giving the protein MICLDTNAVIAVINGRTPAVRVHLEAALSAGQQVAVPVIVLFELWFGIVKSLRVAANKRALSVFFANGVEILPFDADDAREAGDIRGVLARAGSPIGAYDILIAAQARRRDALLVTANGREFVRVPGLRTEDWAAPSGQ; this is encoded by the coding sequence ATGATCTGCCTGGATACAAATGCGGTGATCGCGGTCATCAACGGTCGCACACCGGCGGTGCGCGTTCATCTGGAGGCCGCGCTAAGCGCGGGCCAGCAAGTCGCTGTCCCCGTGATCGTTCTGTTCGAGCTCTGGTTCGGGATCGTTAAGAGCCTGAGAGTGGCAGCGAATAAAAGGGCTCTCAGCGTATTTTTTGCTAATGGCGTTGAGATACTGCCGTTCGATGCCGACGATGCCCGCGAAGCCGGCGACATTCGTGGCGTTCTTGCCAGGGCTGGCTCACCGATCGGCGCTTATGACATCCTCATCGCGGCGCAAGCCAGGCGGCGTGACGCGCTTCTGGTCACCGCGAATGGCCGCGAATTTGTCCGTGTCCCGGGATTGAGGACGGAGGATTGGGCGGCGCCATCCGGCCAATGA
- a CDS encoding anti-sigma factor domain-containing protein — protein MTEEIEIQAAEYVLGTLAAEERTQFESLLATNDTARRAVAAWQQRLAPLAASIEEVAPPAAVWQAIDRSISGLPGSAAATQEDTASNVPVLAGLLKSRQRWRVGALVSTGIAAGLALFSLNAILRERPEATGSYLAVVNRGGNLPALIIRVDLASRSVFVRPVATTVPEGHSLELWYIGQGKAPKSMGLVNRDTMKVRLPGNARIEKASFAVTVEPKGGSSTGGPTGPIVYSGELLKE, from the coding sequence ATGACTGAGGAAATCGAGATTCAGGCAGCCGAATATGTTCTCGGAACCCTCGCCGCCGAGGAACGCACGCAATTCGAGTCGCTGCTGGCGACGAATGACACGGCGCGACGCGCCGTCGCCGCTTGGCAACAACGTCTAGCGCCTTTGGCGGCCTCGATCGAGGAAGTGGCGCCTCCAGCCGCCGTATGGCAAGCGATCGACAGAAGCATTTCCGGCTTGCCGGGGTCCGCGGCGGCGACCCAAGAGGATACGGCGTCCAATGTACCTGTGCTGGCCGGCTTGCTTAAATCGCGGCAGCGCTGGCGCGTCGGTGCCCTTGTCTCGACAGGCATCGCCGCCGGCCTCGCTTTGTTCAGCCTCAACGCCATTTTGCGGGAACGACCCGAGGCGACCGGCTCCTATCTCGCGGTGGTCAATCGCGGCGGCAATCTGCCGGCGCTCATCATTCGCGTCGATCTCGCATCGCGAAGCGTCTTCGTACGCCCCGTCGCGACCACCGTGCCGGAAGGTCATAGCCTGGAACTTTGGTACATCGGTCAAGGCAAAGCCCCGAAATCCATGGGGCTGGTCAACAGGGACACGATGAAAGTGCGGCTGCCCGGCAACGCCCGTATCGAAAAAGCGAGCTTCGCCGTCACGGTCGAGCCGAAGGGTGGGTCGTCGACCGGAGGGCCTACCGGCCCGATCGTCTATTCCGGAGAACTGCTGAAGGAGTGA
- a CDS encoding sigma-70 family RNA polymerase sigma factor, whose protein sequence is MTFSDNAELANLICAAGRRDRAAFKQLYERVAPKLFAIVLRILRERPLAEDVLQDVFLKIWQNAESFSADHGPAMGWVIAIARNRAIDVLRTRKLAAFVPASDATEFFAQLATGDCETEMANLAALRHCLGEIEEPARSCILLAYYEGYSREELASRYDRSVNTIKTWLFRSLLVLKTCLEPRHD, encoded by the coding sequence TTGACTTTTTCGGACAATGCCGAGCTTGCAAACCTCATCTGCGCGGCCGGCAGGCGAGACCGCGCCGCGTTCAAACAGCTTTACGAGCGGGTGGCGCCGAAACTTTTCGCGATCGTGCTGCGTATTCTTCGCGAAAGACCCTTGGCCGAAGATGTCCTTCAGGACGTCTTTTTGAAAATCTGGCAGAATGCAGAGAGCTTTTCGGCAGACCACGGCCCCGCCATGGGTTGGGTGATCGCCATAGCACGCAACCGCGCCATCGATGTCTTGCGCACGCGCAAGCTTGCCGCATTTGTCCCTGCAAGCGACGCGACGGAGTTCTTCGCGCAGCTTGCTACCGGGGATTGCGAGACGGAGATGGCCAATCTCGCCGCGTTGCGGCATTGCCTCGGCGAGATCGAAGAGCCGGCCCGATCCTGTATCCTCCTCGCGTATTATGAGGGTTATTCGCGCGAAGAACTCGCCAGCCGTTATGATCGTTCGGTGAATACGATCAAGACTTGGCTGTTTCGTAGTCTGCTCGTGTTAAAAACCTGTCTGGAACCTCGTCATGACTGA
- a CDS encoding antitoxin has translation MSDSGTAKIFMHGRSQAVRLPKEFRLPGQEVRVTRVGRGVLLEPIASDAKDIRAWFAELDRSGGADFLPEGRPEQPPMPPEEVIFEDEPGK, from the coding sequence ATGAGCGATTCCGGGACCGCAAAAATTTTCATGCATGGACGCAGCCAAGCGGTGCGTCTGCCGAAAGAGTTTCGTCTTCCAGGCCAGGAAGTACGGGTGACCCGGGTTGGACGCGGCGTCCTGCTGGAACCGATCGCAAGCGATGCAAAGGACATCCGGGCGTGGTTCGCGGAACTCGATCGTTCGGGTGGGGCTGATTTTTTGCCGGAAGGGCGGCCGGAACAGCCGCCGATGCCTCCCGAGGAAGTAATTTTCGAAGATGAACCGGGCAAATGA
- a CDS encoding integration host factor subunit beta, with protein sequence MIKSELVQRIADRNPHLYLRDVEKIVNAILDEITNALSRGDRVELRGFGAFSVKRRDARLGRNPRTGAHVSVDEKAVPFFKTGKEMRERLNDGYSG encoded by the coding sequence ATGATCAAATCGGAACTCGTGCAACGGATTGCGGATCGCAATCCGCATCTCTATCTGCGCGATGTGGAGAAGATCGTGAATGCCATTCTCGACGAGATCACCAATGCGTTGTCGCGCGGCGACAGGGTCGAGCTGCGTGGCTTCGGGGCTTTCTCGGTCAAGCGCCGCGACGCGCGGCTCGGCCGCAATCCGCGGACCGGGGCGCATGTTTCGGTCGATGAAAAGGCGGTGCCTTTTTTCAAGACCGGCAAGGAAATGCGCGAGCGCCTCAACGACGGCTATTCGGGCTGA
- the cmk gene encoding (d)CMP kinase yields the protein MIVAIDGPAASGKGTLARRLAQHLGLPHLDTGLLYRATARALMDEGRDLADVAAAVAAARGLALVDFDEKLLRGRDMGEAASIVAAMPEVRRALVESQRAFARRPGGAVLDGRDIGTVICPEAEAKIFVTATPETRATRRALELKGQGEKVDYAVVLEDIRKRDERDANRSLAPLKPAEDAEILDTTMLDVEAAFKAAVAIVDRLRAAARPHSFSSSPE from the coding sequence ATGATTGTCGCGATCGACGGACCCGCCGCTTCCGGCAAAGGCACTTTGGCGCGGCGCCTGGCGCAGCATCTTGGCCTGCCGCATCTCGACACGGGGTTGCTGTACCGGGCGACCGCACGGGCGCTGATGGATGAGGGCCGCGATCTGGCCGATGTCGCAGCCGCGGTCGCGGCGGCGCGTGGCCTCGCTCTGGTCGATTTCGATGAAAAGCTTTTGCGCGGGCGTGACATGGGCGAGGCGGCTTCGATCGTCGCCGCGATGCCCGAAGTGCGCCGCGCGCTTGTCGAAAGCCAACGTGCTTTCGCCCGTCGGCCGGGGGGCGCCGTTCTCGACGGACGCGATATCGGCACGGTCATCTGTCCGGAAGCGGAAGCGAAGATCTTCGTCACCGCGACGCCGGAGACGCGGGCGACGCGCCGGGCGCTCGAGCTGAAAGGCCAGGGCGAAAAGGTCGATTATGCCGTCGTGCTCGAGGATATTCGCAAGCGCGACGAACGCGATGCCAATCGTAGCCTGGCGCCGCTCAAGCCGGCGGAGGACGCCGAAATCCTCGACACCACCATGCTCGATGTCGAGGCGGCTTTCAAGGCGGCGGTGGCCATCGTCGATCGCCTGCGCGCCGCCGCGCGGCCTCACTCCTTCAGCAGTTCTCCGGAATAG
- a CDS encoding lipopolysaccharide assembly protein LapA domain-containing protein, with product MKRVLQWLVLVPLAIIGIAFAVANRQIVGVNFDPFATQPSEQIVFKVPLFVALILALVVGVLSGGIFTWFTQGKHRRALRDARGETARLRADVERMKT from the coding sequence ATGAAGCGTGTGCTGCAATGGCTCGTCCTCGTGCCCTTGGCGATTATCGGTATCGCTTTTGCGGTCGCCAATCGGCAGATCGTCGGAGTCAATTTCGATCCCTTTGCGACGCAGCCTTCTGAACAGATCGTGTTCAAGGTGCCGCTCTTCGTCGCTCTCATCCTCGCTTTGGTGGTCGGGGTCCTGAGCGGCGGCATTTTCACCTGGTTCACCCAAGGCAAGCATCGCCGCGCTCTGCGCGACGCGCGCGGTGAGACGGCGCGGCTGCGCGCCGATGTCGAACGGATGAAGACGTGA